The following is a genomic window from Adhaeribacter radiodurans.
CTCTTAATTAAATTTGAATTCCCGTTAAATAATCTAAATAATATCCAAGTTTAGAGCTTCTATGTAATTGCGGTGTAGTATAACCGCGCCTTGTTGCTCCAGCTTTTTTAAAAGCCGTGATATTACTTCGCGGGAACTGTTCAAGTCATCGGCAATTTGTTGGTGTGATAATTTTACCTCGCGGCCTTGCACTTCCTGGTAACGCTTCAAGTAAAACAATAAGCGCTCATCTAAGGCTTTAAAAGCAACACTATCCAGGGTTTGCAGCAGTTCCTCAAAGCGTTGCCGATAAGATGAAATCACAAAATGATTCCAGGTTTTATATTTACCCAACCAAACCTCAGTTAGGTGAGCTGGTATTAAAATT
Proteins encoded in this region:
- a CDS encoding Crp/Fnr family transcriptional regulator, yielding MEQETKVVIQQKFRHLEDALATEISQESVIRQLEEGENVLQTGQFIRSTILVSDGLLKVYREDEEGNEFLMYYLQPGDACALSIMCTLRNDQSGIKARAVVPSEVILIPAHLTEVWLGKYKTWNHFVISSYRQRFEELLQTLDSVAFKALDERLLFYLKRYQEVQGREVKLSHQQIADDLNSSREVISRLLKKLEQQGAVILHRNYIEALNLDII